From Felis catus isolate Fca126 chromosome B4, F.catus_Fca126_mat1.0, whole genome shotgun sequence:
CTGTCCAtctgcatgtgcatgtgtgcacgcacacacacagacacacacagctttattgagatatgtcACATGCTATACAATTCACTTATCTAAAATAGACAACTAAATGGTTGTCCTTATATTCAGGgatgtacaaccatcaccacaatcaagtttagaacattgtcatcaccccaaaaagaaaccccatgcccattagcagtcattccccaccCACACCCTCCAGCCACAAGTAACCACTAATCTACCTTATGTCTCTgttagatttgcctattctgaacatttcatataaatataaatgtgccGCACATGGTCTCTGTGAATGAATGACTGACTTTTTATAAACTAGTAATGGGAATATTATCCTGACTCCTCCCCTTTCTCATCTAGCATATCCAAGAATCTACTCTCATATCTCTTGAATTTCTgttcttctccacatcctcagcccACAGCCTCCTCAGGCCAGCATTTCTAGTTGAGATTTCTGCATCCTTCCTCTTACTGTTCTCTTGTTTTGCTCCCCTTCTCATTCATGCATCTTTCACATGGTAGCTAGAGTTGTGTTCTTGAAATTAGCATCTTATCATGCCACCCCTCTGATGGAAAACCTTGTAATCACTTCCTAGTGTCCTGTGATAGAGGGGCTGGGCAATATCAGGGCCTTGCTTACCTTTCCTTTACCTTCCTGTACCTTCTTATACTCATTCACCCCTCCTTACTCTCCACTACAGCCATTCCCTCCTGTTAGCCTGTACCTGTTCTTCACGTTGTCCATAGGCATTTGTCCCTGAACATGCTCTGTCCTCAGACTAAAACCcacttctttttctattctcaCTTTCTGGGGACAAAACGTCCCCAGCCTACATGTCTTtttcttcaggaagccttcctaaTACTCCCAAATCCCAAAGGAGCTTTTCCTGTGTCCTTCCTAAGTGGCCCATACTTCCCTGTCACCATGCTGTATCCCACCAAAGAGTGACTGATGTGGTTTCCATGAGGTCAAGGAGTTTGCCCTTACATTTAGCCTGCCACATAGTATGCATGCAATAAGTATTCGTGGCACAAATGAATGCAATGAAATTTGAGTAAAATACAATTAGAAGTAAATTAAGGAAGTGAAAATTCCAGATAGCTGCATTGGGCTGTTACTTGATAAAAATCttgattacagatttttttctacaCTGCCCTCCCCCAGAAGGAAGTAGATAGCCTGACATTTGCTTATGTAGTTAAatagagagaagagcagagaacaAGATTAGAAATTACTAGACATTCCCTATTAACCCTGAATATAAGTGGTAAATGATGCTCAGTGACCTTTATTAACTACATCTCAAATGACAATTGACCATGAGGGCTTCAACAACAGACGCCATCCTCGATATGAGAATTTATAAGAGCTGAGATAAGGTGAAATGTCCATTGCTAACAACCACCCTTTCAGTGAGAATCATGCAACAGATTCTGAGCCTCACAAatgagtccctgccctcaagaagtttACTTCACTTttgtactattctttttttaaatgaatataaaggGTTTGATAGATCTCAAATTACTAGTGACTGGAATTCTGTTTATAGCCATAAGTCTTGAAATCTGTGgcttcagtgaaaaataaaacatgaaaaaccaGGAGATCAGTATAAATGACAGCACACCATGCGTTCCTATTTATCTGGCCCTTATCCAAATTTGGGTCATTACACATAGTGGGATCTGTAGCTGTGATAGGGCCCATGCCCTTGAACCATCAAAACACTGTCTATAATTTTAGCTGGGCTGTAGTTGCGTGGAAATGGGCACCAGTGGGCAGAGTGGGCTATGGCCAGGCAAGAACACAGAAAGGGTGGCGGCGGGCAAGGGGAACGTGGATGGGGTGGTGCCCACTCCTCCTGCTGCCGCAGCCTCCTGCCAGTACAGGAGCACTGAATGCAACCAAGAGGTCAAGGAGTAGTGCCGAGACCATAACCACGGAGTGCTGAAGATAGCCATCTGCGAATCCTACCAGACACCTGTAGGCAAATACATTGAGTATGATCCTGTTATCATCTTGACTAATGCCATTTTATGCAAAGCCCAGACCTACAGATGAATTCTTTTCAGGACTAAAATAAACACACCTGGAAAACTCTgcatgttttgtttgctttgtgaaGTGTACCTGAGGTGGTGGCCGCTTCAGGATTCAGACCAGAACACTGATCCTGACGACTTCATCGTGGAGCGGGATTTCCATAGAATGTTTGCAATTGTTTCACTAGAACAAATTGCCTTTTTTATTGGCATTTTTACTTTCCTGTGGGTACAACGACCAACTGATGCcagtgaaaaaacaaataaccccaaCTTCATTTTCGTGTTGCTGCTGAAAGCACGATTATCATCTAGCAATGGAAAACTCTTGCTGATTGCAGCCGTCACTTGGGAACATGACCACACACTCCTGTGCCTCAGactcattaaaatatttgtcCTAATATTAAATTTTCAGGCAGTTAGACTGACCCTGAATATCAAATGAAAGCTCCCCTTGGCCATCCTGAGCGGCTTACTGGTGGAAAGCACCATGGGTGTGTAGGAAGTGATTGTGCCATCCATAAATCTCCAGACTTGAAGACTTGTACTCTTTATTATCTGCCGCATGACCCACTGCATCCAAAATAGAGAAGACCTaaaatccaaaccaggctcctcATTTCTGTTgaacaaaatgaagcaaagatTTGGGTACacttcctgaaaaagaaagcaatggtTATGGCATTGAAAACCCCTAAAACTGCTACACctcacccaaccccccccccaaccatgtAAGAAACAGCCAAACCACATACAGATACACAAGGACACAGGGAATGTTGCTGTAGGGAATGAGGTATGCAACAAGTGaagatttatatttatacacaacTTCAGGTAAGCATTTGAATTGAAGAAGGAACATGAATTCATAACgtgcacatgaaaagatctatgtttcaaaaaaaaaacccactttctgTAATTTCAAATGGCGTTCATGaaactctttctaaaattatttctatttcagaaacctagaaatttagaaatagaaataaatttctattatacTACACATGTTAAACCTTTTCTTGATGACCCAAGGCCAATGTACGGAGCAAAAACGTTTGGATTTATTTAGATTTATGAGGTAGCACCCCATCTCTCTGCATTCTCCTGGCCCTGCTTCATTTTCTGCCTTAAATCAACACCAGCACTCTTCTGCCAGTTGATGCTCTTAATCTCTTACATCTACCAGATGTTGCTATCCTGTGTCCAAAATCAGGATGAGCTGAGCCTAGCGTGCCCGGAGGACCTGGGCGGAGCACACACGCCCTGCTGTTTCCGCCCACGGTGCCTGCTCCAGCGCGCAGAGCTGTGCAGCCATCACAAAAAGTGACTCGGGGCCAACAGTTCCCTCACAAAATGAGTAACTAAACACAGTCCCATCAAAGGTCCTTCTGGTTTTACTCTTTTCTCCAGGACCTTTCCGAAACTGATAGGTAGATAGTAGGAGTAGGTAACTGGGCCACTccagtgtggggtttttttccttctatgtttTGGCTACTTTCTTCATCCTTGTGAGTCCCCCTAAGTAAATAAAGTGTTAGTGTTTTTCCAAAAGGAATGTAAGATTGTATCCATCAGAATGTAgcaaatatgaattttattttactctatttcttccttttttttatttttttttaaattttatttaagtccaagttagttaacatacagcataataatgatttcaggagtagagttcaatgattcatcacttacacacaatacccagtgctcatcccagcaagtgccctccttaatgcccatcactcatttagcccagcccctacccacctcccctccaccaaccctcaatttgttctctacatttaaaagtctcttatgatttgcttccttctctctttttatcttattttccttcatttcccctttgttcctctgttttctcaaattccacatatgagtgaaatcatatgatatttatttttctctaacttgtttcgcttagcataaatcactctagttccatccatgttgcaaatggcaagatttcattctttttgatcaccgagtgaTATACGGACCTGAATTTTAAAGTTCTGTCATAAACGTATTTCTTTGCGtcaagtgggggggaggggctgtcgTGTAGCTAACTGAGAAACAGGTTCTTCAGAGTCCAGCGGGCGAAGACCTCTGACTTCCAAAGTCCTCAAGAAATACCCTCCCCAGAATATCTTCTCCTTGTTCCAtctttatctccttctctctctctctcttcttcagttCTATAAGAAACTGACAGGATATTTACTTCTCTATTTTCATTTCAAGTCAgtgatttataatttcaaaactacaatcgaggggtgcctgggtggttcagtcgttaagcgtctgactcttggtttcagctcatggtttcatgggctcgagccctacatcgggctctacactgacagtatggaggctggttgggattctctctctctccctgtctctcggcccctcccctgttcacactgtctctgtctctcttgaaattaataaataaaaataaatttttaaaaaactataattgAAAACATTGTTTGTCTTAGCAATAAACGCCACTAATACAAAGTCCCAGGTGGTAAAATTAGTATTCAGTCCTCTCCCTTGAGGGTACAGTTTCGTGCCTCCCTTTTGGCACCAGCTGCCAGGACACTAAGACAAATGTAAGGCCCCATCCTAACACACTCTTGACCTGTTTGTTCCTCATTTACAACTTCTACTTTATCACCTTAGTTGTGTAATTGCTTCCATGATAAACCACCttaaataatttgggggaaaatatattaatgaattatatttcattggAATATTCTAGCACAGGCAAGAGTGAAATAAAGCAGAAGACCAGACTGTATTTCCTCTTCTAAGAATTCCTGTAACTGGGAGCCAAATTATATACACCATTTCCCAGAGGGAAATGCTGGTCCAGAATAAAAAATGGTCCTTACCAGCTTGCAAATTCAAGGGCAGAACGTTATTTGATTTGTGGTGGTATAAAGGGGACCTCTGTCACTCAACATAGTGCCAATCATTTAAGCATAACTTTGGATTATAGAAAATTGTTACTGAGAacaagagacattttttttttcagataacagATCAAGGAGGAAGGACCTCTGtcatattaaaacaacaacaaccacaacaaataCTACCTGGGTTCCAGGGATCATTGACTAGACTGCTGGGGTCCATTGTATCTATGGTGgtaatataattatttgtatgcACCTCCCAGCCCAAGGCATTGGATCAGGAATGTAATAGGA
This genomic window contains:
- the LOC102899465 gene encoding LOW QUALITY PROTEIN: protein ARV1 (The sequence of the model RefSeq protein was modified relative to this genomic sequence to represent the inferred CDS: substituted 3 bases at 3 genomic stop codons), whose product is MGTSGQSGLWPGKNTERVAAGKGNVDGVVPTPPAAAASCQYRSTECNQEVKEXCRDHNHGVLKIAICESYQTPVGKYIEYDPVIILTNAILCKAQTYRXILFRTKINTPGKLCMFCLLCEVYLRWWPLQDSDQNTDPDDFIVERDFHRMFAIVSLEQIAFFIGIFTFLWVQRPTDASEKTNNPNFIFVLLLKARLSSSNGKLLLIAAVTWEHDHTLLCLRLIKIFVLILNFQAVRLTLNIKXKLPLAILSGLLVESTMGV